In the Duncaniella freteri genome, one interval contains:
- a CDS encoding glycosyltransferase, with protein MKTLNITMLFHYLDSGIVGKDMFLVSKYLGGMLDANVDYVFPKAEHNKQFSGVYRGVNMIPIKSKSKYEATIWSEKEMFWYLIKNAKKIDVLQLFWMNRRNLVFSWVYKKINPTGIVYIKADMNSVPVLGNGLKGWIKGMLYKSIDILSVETKNNYDEIKAGCCGDYLKNVVEWMPNGHDSELRQDLHVIRKGYDKKENLIITVGRLGSKQKNTQMLLDAVAKCNLRDYKVVLIGPVEHDFEPYVNKYFKDNPRLAEKVLFTGPIYDKKELWEWYNRAKIFCLTSTFECMAQVYSEALAFGNYILTTPVTGAKEITDNEELGKFIAFDSSTQLSNELQKLIDDDSRLKNTIPKAFKLSDEVFNWPSLVVTISDKIKKIIKNREK; from the coding sequence ATGAAAACACTCAACATAACGATGCTTTTTCACTATCTTGACTCAGGAATTGTCGGGAAAGATATGTTTTTGGTGTCAAAATATCTTGGAGGAATGCTTGACGCGAATGTTGACTATGTATTTCCAAAAGCAGAGCATAATAAGCAATTTTCAGGGGTATATAGAGGTGTCAATATGATCCCAATAAAATCCAAAAGCAAATATGAAGCTACTATTTGGAGTGAGAAAGAGATGTTTTGGTATCTCATAAAAAATGCTAAGAAAATAGATGTCTTGCAGCTTTTTTGGATGAATCGAAGGAACTTGGTTTTCTCTTGGGTCTATAAAAAAATTAATCCTACAGGGATAGTATATATAAAAGCTGATATGAATTCTGTCCCTGTCTTGGGTAATGGTTTAAAAGGTTGGATAAAAGGCATGTTATATAAGTCCATTGACATACTTTCTGTTGAGACAAAGAATAATTATGATGAAATAAAAGCAGGGTGTTGTGGCGATTACTTAAAGAATGTAGTGGAATGGATGCCAAATGGGCATGACTCCGAGTTGCGACAAGACTTGCATGTGATTAGAAAAGGTTATGACAAAAAAGAGAACCTGATTATCACGGTAGGAAGGTTGGGGAGTAAACAGAAAAACACTCAAATGTTGTTGGATGCTGTTGCAAAGTGTAATTTACGGGATTATAAAGTGGTATTGATAGGACCTGTGGAACATGATTTTGAGCCGTATGTCAATAAATATTTTAAGGACAATCCAAGGCTTGCCGAAAAAGTTTTGTTCACTGGTCCTATTTATGATAAGAAAGAACTTTGGGAATGGTATAACCGGGCTAAGATATTCTGCCTAACATCCACATTTGAATGTATGGCACAGGTATATAGCGAAGCTCTCGCCTTTGGTAATTATATATTGACAACACCGGTTACAGGAGCAAAAGAAATTACTGATAATGAAGAATTAGGTAAATTCATTGCATTTGATTCTTCAACCCAATTGTCGAATGAGCTTCAGAAACTTATTGATGATGACAGTAGACTAAAAAACACTATACCTAAAGCATTTAAACTGTCGGATGAAGTGTTTAATTGGCCTTCACTCGTGGTGACTATATCTGATAAAATAAAAAAGATCATAAAAAATCGGGAAAAATGA
- a CDS encoding acyltransferase: protein MGVRAMIHDVLYTIVKWLARICHYIYPYRLAVVQKRVVDQFYNAWISKSFVNFGASSQICRPCTLVGERYISIGKNVKIDHHSVLTAWDNYAGDTFSPNIEIGNDVQIGEYVHITAINSIKIGRGTLTGRWVTITDNSHGDTGVGTLHIQPTQRKLYSKGPVVIGNNVWIGDKVTILPGITISDGAVIGANAVVNKDIPPYSLAVGNPIKIVSLSK from the coding sequence ATGGGAGTAAGGGCAATGATTCATGATGTATTATACACTATAGTAAAATGGCTTGCCAGGATATGTCATTACATATATCCATATAGATTAGCTGTTGTACAGAAGCGAGTAGTTGATCAATTTTATAATGCATGGATTAGCAAATCGTTCGTTAATTTTGGTGCCTCTTCACAAATATGTCGTCCATGTACCTTGGTCGGAGAAAGATATATAAGTATAGGTAAAAATGTCAAGATAGATCACCACTCAGTATTGACTGCATGGGATAATTATGCTGGAGACACATTTTCTCCGAATATAGAAATTGGGAATGATGTCCAAATAGGAGAATATGTTCACATAACAGCCATAAATTCCATTAAAATAGGACGTGGAACATTGACCGGACGATGGGTAACCATTACAGACAACAGTCATGGAGATACAGGTGTTGGCACATTGCATATCCAACCAACACAACGCAAACTCTATTCAAAAGGTCCTGTTGTAATAGGTAATAATGTATGGATTGGTGATAAGGTCACAATCTTGCCTGGAATAACAATTTCAGATGGAGCTGTAATCGGAGCAAATGCTGTGGTCAATAAGGATATACCCCCATATTCGTTAGCAGTAGGGAATCCTATAAAAATAGTATCATTATCAAAATGA
- a CDS encoding CatB-related O-acetyltransferase → MIADNVFLMSVVLGRGSYISFDSHICWAKIGRYCSIGDNVRIGLGRHPVSENISTHPAFYSDVSKVCGYSFHKGKPELFKSLQYVDRYNKYTVEIGNDVWIGSNVLIMDNVKIGDGAIIGGGAVVTKNVEPYSVVVGVPARVIRYRFPKDRRDHLMRIRWWDNDWNWIEQHYTEFSRVDEFMNKYGSKGNDS, encoded by the coding sequence ATGATTGCAGATAATGTTTTCTTAATGTCTGTGGTATTAGGAAGAGGGTCCTATATCTCGTTTGATTCGCATATTTGTTGGGCTAAAATTGGTCGTTATTGCAGTATTGGAGATAATGTGAGGATCGGTTTGGGTCGGCATCCCGTGTCTGAAAATATATCAACACATCCTGCGTTTTATTCAGATGTTTCAAAAGTCTGCGGCTACTCATTTCATAAAGGAAAGCCGGAACTGTTCAAGTCACTACAATATGTAGACCGGTATAATAAATATACTGTTGAGATTGGTAATGATGTGTGGATAGGATCCAATGTGCTAATAATGGATAATGTAAAAATAGGGGATGGAGCAATTATTGGAGGAGGAGCAGTAGTGACAAAAAATGTTGAGCCATATTCTGTAGTTGTGGGTGTCCCTGCAAGAGTAATTAGATATCGTTTCCCAAAGGACAGACGTGATCATTTAATGAGAATCAGATGGTGGGACAATGACTGGAACTGGATTGAACAGCATTACACAGAATTTTCACGTGTTGATGAGTTTATGAATAAATATGGGAGTAAGGGCAATGATTCATGA
- a CDS encoding flippase, producing the protein MVSIRRNFLYNILLNVSRVVFPLITAPYISRILEPTGVGLYNFANTYSGYFALFALLGIPVYGVREVSKIRESKEDLSEFVSDMYSISIVTTVMISIVYVFTIFCIPQLTQNNIIFLVSGFILYVAPLRVDWYFSGLERFKYITIRVLVIRFISIICMFVFVRTKQDLLIYVIIGVSGTIGGDIWNYIMLCREGIKPKFRIQKLKRHINSLCILFASSLAVSVYSMLDTIMLGFMTDYSEVGYYNNANNLSKSLLAIVTSLSAVAIPRISYYASNSNYKEIDILLQKSFSIVSFLSIPMMIGVICVASQFVPLFFGPNFEGSIIPLIIMSGVICVIGFNNITGGQILIGLGCDKLFLKGILTGSVCNVILNIFMIRHLGAIGASISSLTAEIIIFIISFLYVKYRTPVRLIIPKKDICKTIISCGVFYPLILGLSKLFSGWLLIISYVAIGFCVYILLQILMKNSTLRLLPVNRFIKMNI; encoded by the coding sequence ATGGTATCAATCAGACGTAATTTTCTGTATAATATATTGTTAAATGTGTCAAGGGTTGTATTCCCATTGATCACAGCACCATATATATCCAGAATACTTGAACCGACAGGTGTTGGATTGTATAATTTTGCAAATACATATTCTGGATATTTTGCATTATTTGCTCTTCTTGGGATACCAGTATATGGAGTAAGAGAGGTGTCAAAAATCCGAGAGTCAAAGGAGGATCTTTCTGAATTTGTGTCTGATATGTATTCAATCTCGATCGTAACAACTGTTATGATCAGCATTGTGTATGTGTTTACAATTTTCTGTATTCCACAACTTACGCAAAACAATATAATATTTTTAGTTTCAGGATTTATTCTATATGTGGCACCATTAAGGGTTGATTGGTATTTTTCTGGATTGGAACGGTTCAAATATATAACAATTCGTGTGCTCGTTATACGATTTATCTCTATTATATGTATGTTTGTGTTTGTTAGGACAAAGCAAGATCTACTCATATATGTGATAATAGGAGTGTCAGGGACCATAGGTGGAGATATTTGGAATTATATAATGCTGTGTCGTGAAGGCATAAAGCCAAAGTTCAGGATACAAAAACTGAAAAGGCACATCAATTCTCTATGTATACTTTTTGCGTCGTCATTAGCTGTATCGGTTTATTCCATGCTTGACACGATAATGTTAGGATTTATGACAGATTATAGTGAAGTGGGATATTACAATAATGCAAATAATCTATCAAAGTCTCTTTTAGCAATAGTCACAAGCCTTTCGGCAGTTGCAATACCTCGTATCTCATATTATGCCAGTAACAGCAATTATAAAGAGATTGATATTTTGCTACAAAAATCATTTTCTATAGTATCTTTCCTGTCGATTCCAATGATGATTGGGGTAATTTGTGTGGCATCACAGTTTGTGCCATTGTTTTTTGGTCCTAATTTTGAGGGTTCTATAATCCCTTTAATCATAATGAGTGGAGTGATATGTGTGATTGGATTCAATAACATTACAGGGGGGCAAATATTAATTGGCTTAGGTTGTGATAAGCTTTTTTTAAAAGGAATTCTTACAGGTTCCGTTTGCAACGTTATATTAAATATTTTTATGATCCGTCATCTTGGTGCAATAGGGGCATCTATTTCTTCATTGACAGCCGAGATTATAATTTTTATTATTTCTTTTTTATATGTAAAATATCGTACGCCAGTCAGGTTGATTATTCCGAAAAAGGACATATGTAAAACCATAATATCATGTGGCGTATTCTATCCTTTAATATTGGGGCTGTCAAAGTTATTTAGTGGCTGGTTGCTGATCATATCCTATGTGGCAATCGGGTTTTGTGTATATATATTGTTACAGATTCTTATGAAAAACTCGACTCTCAGGTTGCTACCTGTCAACCGATTTATTAAAATGAATATTTGA
- a CDS encoding UpxY family transcription antiterminator: MLFCQMASESKDTSVAAVLPGVGDAVGVSSPKWYVAVVNNNSEKSVRDKLTSLGHTSYVATQEQVKVWKNGRRARSEQVVIRSVVFVRCSEPERRLIVSYPFIKRFMTDRAATGTGRLAVIPEPQMQTLRFILGNSDTPVSIEERAFRRGDRVRVVRGGLRGLEGEIVDLTGGDSELLIELSVLGCARLRIDRLNVEAAV, from the coding sequence GTGCTATTTTGTCAGATGGCATCGGAATCGAAAGACACGAGCGTTGCGGCAGTGCTTCCAGGCGTTGGCGACGCCGTAGGCGTATCCTCTCCCAAGTGGTATGTAGCTGTAGTAAATAATAACAGCGAGAAAAGCGTCCGCGATAAGCTCACGTCTTTAGGTCACACATCTTACGTAGCCACCCAGGAGCAGGTGAAGGTTTGGAAGAACGGCAGGCGCGCACGATCAGAACAGGTGGTCATCCGCTCGGTAGTCTTCGTAAGGTGCAGCGAGCCGGAGCGTCGTCTGATAGTCTCATACCCTTTCATCAAGCGATTCATGACCGACCGCGCCGCCACAGGCACAGGCCGCCTTGCCGTCATCCCAGAGCCCCAGATGCAGACCCTACGCTTCATCCTGGGGAACTCCGACACCCCTGTCAGCATAGAGGAGCGCGCATTTCGGCGCGGCGACCGCGTACGAGTCGTCCGCGGTGGTCTCCGAGGCCTTGAGGGAGAGATCGTCGACCTCACCGGCGGAGACAGCGAGCTGCTGATAGAGCTCTCCGTTCTCGGCTGCGCCCGCCTCCGCATCGACAGACTGAATGTTGAAGCCGCTGTATGA
- a CDS encoding UpxY family transcription antiterminator, whose protein sequence is MASESKDTSVAAVLPGVGDAVGVSSPKWYVAVVNNNSEKSVRDKLTSLGHTSYVATQEQVKVWKNGRRARSEQVVIRSVVFVRCSEPERRLIVSYPFIKRFMTDRAATGTGRLAVIPEPQMQTLRFILGNSDTPVSIEERAFRRGDRVRVVRGGLRGLEGEIVDLTGGDSELLIELSVLGCARLRIDRLNVEPSSML, encoded by the coding sequence ATGGCATCGGAATCGAAAGACACGAGCGTTGCGGCAGTGCTTCCAGGCGTTGGCGACGCCGTAGGCGTGTCCTCTCCCAAGTGGTATGTAGCTGTAGTAAATAATAACAGCGAGAAAAGCGTTCGCGATAAGCTCACGTCTCTAGGTCACACATCTTACGTAGCCACCCAGGAGCAGGTGAAGGTTTGGAAGAACGGCAGGCGCGCACGATCAGAGCAGGTGGTCATCCGCTCGGTCGTCTTCGTAAGGTGCAGCGAGCCGGAGCGCCGTCTGATAGTCTCATACCCTTTCATCAAGCGATTCATGACCGACCGCGCCGCCACAGGCACAGGCCGCCTTGCCGTCATCCCAGAGCCCCAGATGCAGACCCTACGCTTCATCCTGGGGAACTCCGATACCCCTGTCAGCATAGAGGAGCGCGCATTTCGGCGCGGCGACCGCGTACGAGTCGTCCGCGGTGGTCTCCGAGGCCTTGAGGGAGAGATCGTCGACCTCACCGGCGGAGACAGCGAGCTGCTGATAGAGCTCTCCGTGCTCGGCTGCGCCCGCCTCCGCATAGACAGACTGAATGTCGAGCCCTCATCAATGCTTTGA
- a CDS encoding cytidylyltransferase domain-containing protein: MIVSNPKQKITAVIPIRRGSQRVKDKNLRPFGDTCLMELKIRTLMQVPEIDEIIVNTNSEDAIRIVNECYAVGGVKTYRREEYYASSECSGSEFFRNLGEVTDTDVFMYCPCTSPFVKPETISQCIRAYAERGENDCVSTVSQIKEFLWLDGKPLNYDPSNAPNSQDLPDMVALNFGVTVIGRQDLINNRNIIGKNPRFVVTSDIEAIDIDTPLDFYIAEQIYRKTVIEKLELLE; encoded by the coding sequence ATGATTGTCTCCAACCCAAAACAAAAGATCACTGCTGTCATCCCTATCCGACGGGGATCTCAGCGCGTAAAGGACAAGAACCTGCGCCCATTCGGCGACACATGCCTCATGGAGCTAAAGATCCGCACCCTGATGCAAGTGCCAGAGATTGATGAGATCATCGTCAATACGAACAGTGAGGACGCCATCCGAATTGTTAACGAATGTTATGCAGTGGGGGGGGTAAAAACATACCGCAGGGAGGAGTATTACGCCTCGTCCGAATGTTCAGGCAGTGAATTCTTCCGCAATCTCGGTGAGGTCACTGACACGGATGTGTTCATGTATTGCCCCTGCACCTCTCCATTCGTAAAACCAGAAACCATATCCCAGTGCATACGAGCCTATGCGGAACGTGGCGAAAACGACTGCGTATCGACAGTAAGCCAGATCAAGGAGTTCCTATGGCTTGACGGCAAGCCGTTGAACTATGATCCGTCCAACGCTCCCAATTCACAGGACCTGCCGGACATGGTGGCCCTCAATTTCGGTGTCACTGTCATCGGAAGGCAGGATCTGATCAACAACCGCAATATAATAGGCAAGAACCCCAGATTTGTAGTGACCTCTGACATTGAGGCGATCGACATTGACACTCCATTGGATTTCTATATTGCCGAGCAGATATACCGAAAAACGGTGATAGAAAAGCTGGAGTTGCTGGAATAG
- a CDS encoding cytidylyltransferase domain-containing protein, which translates to MKTITAIIPVRAGSTRLKNKNVAPFAGTNLLVNKINQLKQVKDITKIVVSSDSDLMLEMAKAAGADTHKRAPEYCDEKTKTFGEVVRHIAESVDGDTILWATCTSPLVFPKDYREAIEAYYPALEQGFDSLMSVESFKRYIWNEDGPLNYELGLKHVPSQQLPTLYFVTDGILMAPREKMIEWAYFHGRNPYKFVVDKRTGCDIDDGLDLACARAWLDMDESVSQIDPYIIGKK; encoded by the coding sequence ATGAAAACAATTACAGCGATCATCCCGGTAAGGGCAGGCAGCACACGCCTGAAAAACAAAAACGTGGCACCCTTTGCAGGCACAAATCTACTGGTGAATAAAATCAACCAGCTGAAACAGGTGAAAGATATCACCAAGATAGTGGTATCGTCCGATTCCGACCTGATGCTGGAGATGGCAAAAGCAGCCGGAGCTGACACCCATAAGCGTGCGCCGGAGTACTGTGATGAAAAGACAAAGACCTTTGGGGAAGTGGTCCGTCATATTGCAGAGAGTGTCGACGGTGACACCATACTGTGGGCAACATGCACATCGCCATTGGTGTTCCCAAAGGACTACAGAGAGGCTATCGAAGCATATTATCCGGCATTGGAACAGGGATTTGACTCACTGATGAGTGTGGAGAGCTTCAAGCGTTACATCTGGAATGAGGATGGCCCGCTCAACTACGAGCTCGGCTTGAAGCACGTCCCAAGCCAGCAGTTGCCTACACTGTACTTCGTCACTGACGGCATCCTCATGGCTCCGCGTGAAAAGATGATCGAATGGGCATATTTCCATGGCAGGAATCCATACAAATTCGTGGTGGACAAGAGAACCGGATGTGACATCGACGACGGACTCGACCTGGCATGCGCCCGAGCCTGGCTCGACATGGACGAATCCGTCAGTCAGATAGACCCCTACATCATAGGTAAAAAATAA